A stretch of Dryobates pubescens isolate bDryPub1 chromosome 35, bDryPub1.pri, whole genome shotgun sequence DNA encodes these proteins:
- the LOC104305349 gene encoding pepsin B-like, producing MWWLLLALLCLQLGEGARRIILKKGKSLREVMREKGVPEGFLQDLRGDPSRKYLPSDSVAYEPLTNYLDSFYFGEISIGTPPQRFLVLFDTGSSNLWVPSTYCQTPACANHARFNRSLSSTFSSTGVTYTLRYGFGDLWVALGYDTVTIQSIVIRSQELGLSLDEPTRPFYYLDFDGILGMAYPGVGISGYNTLLQNLLQQSHLQEPIFSFYYSRNPTYSYGGEVILGGTDPQLYSGEILWAPVVQELYWKISIEEFSIGSSATGWCSQGCHGIVDTGTFLLTIPGQFLPAFLQALGAEESDYGFVIDCSDVPSLPTLYFAISGAQLPLPPSVYVLKSDGLCTLGVEGTYVASASGQPLWILGNLFLRQYYSIFDMANNRVGFALSA from the exons atgtggtggctgctgctggccctgctctgcctccagctcgGGGAGGGGGCTAGGag aaTCATCCTGAAGAAAGGCAAGTCCCTGAGGGAGGTGATGAGAGAGAAGGGGGTGCCAGAAGGCTTCCTGCAGGACCTCAGGGGAGATCCCAGCAGGAAATACCTGCCCAGTGACTCTGTGGCTTATGAACCCCTAACCAACTACCTGGAT TCCTTCTACTTCGGGGAGATCAGCAttgggacccccccccagcgTTTCCTGGTGCTGTTTGACACTGGCTCCTCCAACCTCTGGGTGCCCTCCACCTACTgccagaccccagcctgtg ccaaTCATGCCAGGTTCAACAGGAGCCTGTCCTCCACCTTCTCGAGCACCGGTGTGACCTACACCCTGCGGTACGGCTTCGGTGACCTCTGGGTGGCCCTGGGGTACGACACGGTGACA ATCCAGAGCATCGTCATCAGGAGCCAGGAGCTCGGCCTGAGCTTGGACGAGCCCACCAGACCCTTTTACTACCTGGACTTCGATGGGATTTTGGGCATGGCTTACCCAGGTGTGGGCATCAGTGGCTACAACACACTGCTGcagaacctcctgcagcagagccacctccagGAGCCCATCTTCAGCTTCTACTACTCACG CAACCCAACCTACAGTTATGGTGGGGAAGTCATCCTCGGAGGCACTGACCCCCAGCTGTACTCGGGAGAGATCTTATGGGCTCCTGTGGTGCAGGAGTTGTACTGGAAGATCAGCATCGAGGA GTTCTCCATTGGATCCTCAGCCACTGGCTggtgcagccaaggctgtcatGGCATTGTGGACACTGGGACCTTCCTGCTGACCATCCCAGGACAATTCCTGCCAGCGTTCCTGCAGGCTCTGGGTGCAGAGGAGAGTGACTATGGG TTTGTCATCGACTGCAGTgatgtccccagcctgcccacccTCTACTTTGCCATCAGTGGGGCCCAGCTACCACTGCCCCCCTCTGTCTATGTCTTAAAG AGTGATGGCCTCTGCACTCTTGGGGTGGAGGGCACCTATGTGGCCTCTGCCAGCGGCCAGCCCCTCTGGATCCTCGGCAACCTCTTCCTCCGCCAGTATTACTCCATCTTTGACATGGCCAACAACAGAGTTGGCTTTGCCCTGTCAGCCTAG
- the LOC104305392 gene encoding pepsin B: MKWLLLALMCLQLSEGLVRIQLKKGKSIRERMREAGVLEDYLRRMKADPVQKYNFSEGYVVNEPITNHLDSSYFGEISIGTPPQNFLVLFDTGSSNLWVPSTYCQTPACFNHAKFNPSSSSTFSSSGQSYTLSYGSGSLTVLLGYDTLRIQSIAVAAQEFGLSQNEPTQPFYFAEFDGILGMAYPSLAVGGMPTALQGMLQQNQLTQPIFSFYFSRQPTYSYGGELVLGGIDQRLFRGGITWAPVTQELYWQVALDSFAIGQTATGWCSQGCQAIVDTGTYLLTVPQQYLDGFLQFTGAQQTSYGYAVDCSQVQNMPSITFVINGALLPLSPSAYVLNKNGYCTLGIEPTYLPSQNGQPLWILGDVFLKEYYTVFDMANSRIGFAVSA, encoded by the exons ATGAagtggctgctcctggccctgatGTGTCTCCAGCTCTCAGAGGGGTTGGTGAG GATCCAGCTGAAGAAAGGCAAATCCATAcgggagaggatgagggaggcTGGGGTGCTGGAGGACTACCTGAGGAGGATGAAGGCTGATCCAGTTCAGAAGTACAACTTCAGTGAGGGCTATGTTGTGAACGAGCCCATAACCAACCACCTGGAT TCCTCCTACTTCGGGGAGATCAGCATTGGGACCCCTCCACAGAACTTCTTGGTGCTGTTTGACACTGGCTCCTCCAACCTCTGGGTGCCCTCCACCTACTGCCAGaccccagcctgct TCAACCATGCCAAgttcaaccccagctcctcctccaccttCAGCTCCAGTGGCCAGTCCTACACCCTGTCCTACGGCAGCGGCTCGCTCACCGTGCTGCTGGGCTACGACACGCTGAGG ATCCAGAGCATCGCGGTGGCGGCGCAGGAGTTCGGGCTCAGCCAGAACGAGCCCACGCAGCCTTTCTACTTCGCCGAGTTCGATGGCATCCTGGGAATGGCCTACCCCTCCCTGGCAGTGGGAGGGATGcccactgccctgcagggcatgctgcagcagaaccagctcacccagcccatcTTCAGCTTCTACTTCTCTCG CCAACCCACCTACAGCTACGGGGgagagctggtgctggggggcatCGACCAGCGGCTGTTCCGCGGGGGCATCACCTGGGCACCGGTGACACAGGAGCTGTACTGGCAGGTGGCACTCGATAG ctttgcTATTGGACAGACAGCAACTGGGtggtgcagccagggctgccaggccatCGTGGACACGGGCACGTACCTGCTGACGGTGCCCCAGCAGTACCTGGATGGCTTCCTGCAGTTCACAGGGGCCCAGCAGACCAGCTATGGG TATGCAGTTGACTGCAGTCAGGTGCAGAACATGCCCAGCATCACCTTCGTCATCAACGGAGCTCTGCTCCCACTCTCCCCTTCTGCCTACGTCTTGAAT AAGAATGGCTACTGCACCCTTGGCATTGAGCCCACCTACCTGCCCTCCCAGAATGGGCAGCCCCTCTGGATCCTGGGGGATGTGTTCCTCAAGGAGTACTACACCGTCTTCGACATGGCCAACAGCCGCATCGGCTTCGCCGTGTCAGCctag
- the TFEB gene encoding transcription factor EB, whose translation MASRIGLRMELMKQQAQQEAERERAQQQLMMSYMQQQRLPVASSPAINTPVHYQPPPPVPGEVLKVQSYLENPTTYHLQKSRDKKVQAYLSETYGNKFAAHVSPVSHSPKPPPAASPGVRPGHVLSSSAGNSAPNSPMAMLNIGSNPEREFDEVIDDIMRLDDVLGYINPEVHMPNTLPMSSSHMNVYSGDPQVTASLVGVTSSSCPADLTQKRELTDAESRALAKERQKKDNHNLIERRRRFNINDRIKELGMLIPKANDLDVRWNKGTILKASVDYIKRMQKDLQRSRDLENHSRRLEMTNKQLLLRIQELEMQARVHGLPTSSPSGVNVAELAQQVVKQEASGEEGTLEPLLPAPDPEAQLPPALPPAPQSPYHQLDFSHSLSFDDGSRGFPDSLEPSHSASFPSLSKKELDLMLMQDTMLPLASDPLFSAMSPEASKASSRRSSFSMEDADML comes from the exons ATGGCGTCGCGCATCGGGCTGCGGATGGAGCTGATGAAGCAGCAGGCGCAGCAGGAGGCCGAGCGGGAGCGagcgcagcagcagctgatgatgagctacatgcagcagcagcgccTGCCCGTGGCCTCCAGCCCGGCCATCAACACCCCTGTGCACTACCAGCCCCCACCGCCCGTGCCCGGGGAGGTCCTCAAG gtgcagtcCTACCTGGAGAACCCTACCACCTACCACCTGCAGAAGTCACGGGACAAGAAGGTCCAAGCTTACCTCTCGGAGACCTACGGGAACAAGTTCGCAGCCCACGTCAGCCCCGTCAGCCACTCGCCCAAGCCGCCCCCGGCCGCCTCCCCTGGCGTCCGGCCCGGCCACGTCCTGTCCTCCTCGGCGGGCAACAGTGCCCCCAACAGCCCCATGGCCATGCTCAACATCGGCTCCAACCCCGAGCGCGAG TTTGATGAGGTCATCGATGACATCATGCGCCTGGATGACGTCTTGGGCTACATCAACCCTGAAGTCCACATGCCCAACACG ctgccCATGTCCAGCAGTCACATGAATGTCTATAGTGGGGACCCCCAGGTGACAGCCTCCCTCGTAGGTGTCACCAGCAGCTCGTGCCCTGCTGACCTCACCCAGAAGAGAGAGCTGACAG ATGCTGAGAGCCGAGCCCTGGCGAAAGAGCGTCAGAAGAAGGACAATCACAACCTGA TCGAGAGGCGGCGAAGGTTTAACATCAACGACCGCatcaaggagctggggatgctcatCCCCAAGGCCAACGACCT GGACGTGCGCTGGAACAAAGGGACAATCCTGAAGGCATCTGTGGACTACATCAAGAGGATGCAGAAGGACTTGCAGCGGTCACGAGACCTGGAGAACCACTCTCGGCGCCTGGAGATGACgaacaagcagctgctgctccgcATCCAG gagctggagatgcAGGCACGCGTCCACGGGCTGCCCACCTCCTCGCCCTCCGGTGTCAACGTGGCCGAGCTGGCTCAGCAGGTGGTCAAGCAGGAAGCCAGCGGGGAGGAGGGGACGCTGGAGCCGCTGCTGCCCGCCCCGGACCCCGAAGCGCAGCTGCCGCCGGCGCTGCCTCCTGCGCCGCAGTCTCCCTACCACCAGCTGGACTTTAGCCACAGCCTGAGCTTCGACGACGGCTCCCGGGGCTTCCCggacagcctggagcccagccaCAGCGCTTCCTTCCCATCCCTATCCAAGAAGGAGCTGGACTTGATGCTGATGCAGGACACCATGCTGCCCCTGGCCTCCGACCCCCTCTTCTCGGCCATGTCCCCCGAGGCCTCCAAGGCCAGCAGTCGCCGGAGCAGCTTCAGCATGGAGGACGCAGACATGCTGTGA